The nucleotide sequence GTCCAGCTGGTCGCGTCCGGCCGCGTACAGCAGGGCCGCGGGCAGTCCGCACGACGTCGTCCCGGCGGCCGTCGCCGCGCAGCGCCACCGCTCCTGGCTCTTGTCCAGCCCGCCGCCACACACCGGGCACGTCGTGGGCATCTCGATCGGCTCCGCAGCCTTGGGCCGCAGGTGGACGACCGGGGCGAGCACCCGCGGGATGATGTCCTGCGCGAGGATCACGGTCACCGAATCGCCCAGCCGGAGGTCCAAACGGCCGATGTCCGACGGGTTGTGCAGGGTGGCGGAGGAGACCATGCTCCCGCCCAACTCGACCTCCGCGAGCACTGCCCGCGGCGCCAGCACTCCGGTACGGCCGATGGACCACTTCACGTCCAGGAGCTTTGTGACGCGCTCCGCGGGGGCGAGCTTGTAGGCGACCGCCCACAACGGAGCACGCGCGTCACTGCCCGCGGCGGCCTGCTGCACCAGGGAGTTGGCCTTGATCACCACCCCGTCGATGCCGTACGGCAGCGAGGCACGCTCAGCTTCGATCTGCTCCACACACCGCTGCGCTTCGGCGACGGTGGCGACCACACGGAGCCCGTGCACGGTGGCCGCGGTGGTCTGCACTCCGGCGGCGGCCACCTGCTCCATCAGCTCTGCCTGCGTCTCCACGTCGGCCAGCGGCTTGCCGGTGCCCAGCGGCAGGGCGACGGCGTGGTAGGCGAAGAACGTCATCTCCAGCCGGTAGAGCCGGTTCGTGGCCCGCAGCGTGCCCGCCGCAGCGGCGCGCGGGCTGGAGAACGGCTTCGCACCGTGCTGTGCGCGGATGGTGTTGGCCCGCTCGAACTGCTTGAAGGTGAACACCACCTCGCCGCGGGCTTCGAAGGTGAAGGGCTCAGCGAGCTGTTCGGGCAGTCCGTGGATGTCGTTGCTGATGGCGTGGCTGACGTCGTCGCCGTGCCGGCCGTTGCCACGCAGGAGCAACGCGACCAGACGGCCGTTGACGTAGCGGGCGACGAGCGCAACGCCGTCGAGCTTGTTCTCCACGGTCAGTCCGCGGGAGCGGGAGGGGTCGAGCTTGGCGTACCAGCCGGAGAGTTCGTTGGGCGTGGTGACGTTGTGGAGC is from Streptomyces sp. Edi2 and encodes:
- the ligA gene encoding NAD-dependent DNA ligase LigA, which gives rise to MSLTTAAPMQNRDDYLDAVTLIRTASAAYHTDGETPLDDATYDRLRQEVAAYERAHPGHVSAVSPTGKVAEGALAPGAVPHTVPMGSLHNVTTPNELSGWYAKLDPSRSRGLTVENKLDGVALVARYVNGRLVALLLRGNGRHGDDVSHAISNDIHGLPEQLAEPFTFEARGEVVFTFKQFERANTIRAQHGAKPFSSPRAAAAGTLRATNRLYRLEMTFFAYHAVALPLGTGKPLADVETQAELMEQVAAAGVQTTAATVHGLRVVATVAEAQRCVEQIEAERASLPYGIDGVVIKANSLVQQAAAGSDARAPLWAVAYKLAPAERVTKLLDVKWSIGRTGVLAPRAVLAEVELGGSMVSSATLHNPSDIGRLDLRLGDSVTVILAQDIIPRVLAPVVHLRPKAAEPIEMPTTCPVCGGGLDKSQERWRCAATAAGTTSCGLPAALLYAAGRDQLDIDGLGPSVISGLIGHGYVADIGDLFALNHDQLAQAAGGSTVLADKLAGQIEAAKARPLHQVLTSLGLIGTGREISERLADRFGSMSAVLAADTTALRAVDGIGAKKAALIAAQLPRTAKVVAKLAAAGVNLTGSASGSAGDTTTGGPLTGKSVVVTGTMSGSLAGFDRAGMRHLIKLAGGSPTESVSKKTGLLVVGQRAGSKVAKAEKLGVEQADEETFAALVRDYLEAALDAMAENRT